From Streptomyces sp. HUAS MG91, the proteins below share one genomic window:
- the nrdR gene encoding transcriptional regulator NrdR produces the protein MHCPFCRHPDSRVVDSRTTDDGTSIRRRRQCPDCSRRFTTVETCSLMVVKRSGVTEPFSRTKVINGVRKACQGRPVTEDALAVLGQRVEEAVRATGSAELTTHDVGLAILGPLQELDLVAYLRFASVYRTFDSLEDFESAIAELREHAPGAGADGPGGEYVEGDSGPGGIGGVPVVPVPAHAAD, from the coding sequence ATGCACTGCCCCTTCTGTAGGCATCCCGACAGCCGTGTCGTCGACAGTCGCACCACCGACGACGGCACATCGATCCGCCGACGCCGTCAGTGCCCGGACTGCTCCCGTCGCTTCACGACGGTGGAGACCTGCTCACTGATGGTGGTCAAGCGGAGCGGGGTGACCGAACCCTTCAGCCGCACCAAGGTCATCAACGGCGTGCGCAAGGCGTGCCAGGGACGGCCGGTGACCGAGGACGCCCTCGCCGTGCTCGGCCAGCGGGTCGAGGAGGCGGTGCGCGCCACCGGCAGCGCCGAACTGACCACTCATGACGTGGGCCTGGCCATACTGGGCCCGCTTCAGGAGCTCGACCTCGTCGCCTATCTGCGTTTCGCGTCCGTGTACCGGACGTTCGACTCGCTGGAGGACTTCGAGTCGGCGATCGCGGAACTGAGGGAACATGCGCCCGGCGCGGGAGCGGACGGCCCGGGCGGAGAGTACGTAGAGGGCGACAGTGGGCCCGGAGGGATTGGCGGTGTCCCCGTGGTCCCTGTGCCCGCACACGCCGCCGACTGA
- a CDS encoding ADP-ribosylglycohydrolase family protein, with protein MIADSSPDRRMDRALASLRGLSVGDALGSQFFVPANYPLLKRRALPDGTWQWTDDTEMACSVVAVLAAHDRIDQDDLARSFAEHHDFDRGYGPAVNRLLRQVREGGDWRALASALFNGQGSWGNGASMRIAPLGAYYADDPEQATHQAEISAYPTHQHREAVVGAMAVAAAAALVAAPQGPPPTPHGLLDGVIALVPRSAVQAGLRRARDMLDYGDPGTVAAVLGCGRRTTAHDTVPFALWSAARGLGDFEGAFWSTAQVGGDLDTTCAIVGGVVASGQGGQPSPEWVGRTEPLPQWAPAASSL; from the coding sequence ATGATCGCTGACTCCTCTCCCGACCGGCGCATGGACCGCGCCCTGGCCAGCCTGCGTGGACTCTCCGTGGGAGACGCGCTGGGGTCCCAGTTCTTTGTCCCCGCGAACTATCCGCTGCTCAAGCGCCGCGCTCTGCCCGACGGCACCTGGCAGTGGACCGACGACACCGAGATGGCGTGCTCCGTGGTCGCCGTCCTGGCCGCTCACGACCGGATCGACCAGGACGACCTGGCACGCTCCTTCGCGGAGCACCACGACTTCGACCGGGGCTACGGACCCGCCGTCAACCGGCTGCTGCGCCAGGTCCGTGAAGGCGGCGACTGGCGCGCTCTCGCGTCCGCGCTGTTCAACGGACAGGGGTCGTGGGGCAACGGGGCGTCGATGCGGATCGCCCCGCTCGGCGCCTACTACGCCGACGACCCCGAGCAGGCCACGCACCAGGCCGAGATCTCGGCGTATCCGACGCACCAGCATCGCGAGGCCGTCGTCGGGGCGATGGCCGTGGCCGCCGCCGCGGCGCTGGTGGCCGCCCCGCAGGGACCGCCACCGACCCCGCACGGCCTGCTCGACGGAGTGATTGCGCTGGTGCCGCGCAGCGCGGTGCAGGCCGGTCTGCGCCGTGCCAGGGACATGCTCGACTACGGCGATCCGGGCACGGTCGCCGCGGTGCTCGGCTGCGGGCGGCGGACGACCGCGCACGACACCGTTCCGTTCGCCCTCTGGTCCGCGGCGCGCGGGCTCGGAGACTTCGAAGGCGCTTTCTGGAGCACCGCTCAGGTGGGTGGAGACCTGGACACGACCTGCGCGATCGTGGGCGGAGTCGTCGCCTCCGGGCAGGGCGGACAGCCCTCGCCCGAGTGGGTCGGGCGTACGGAGCCGCTGCCGCAGTGGGCTCCCGCCGCGTCGTCCCTCTGA
- a CDS encoding TerD family protein, translating to MSSLRKGIEKVEVGLKWDPSPVGSPPHDLDLVAAAYTREDPRGTPAYVVHFDSRSPDGTIVLNRDSRNGQGFGFDEVMTLELDRLGGQYARVVVGVALQQNEQPSDRPKTFWDVASTAVRIREGYTDLSEHDLSAVAAHSATTVAEFTRDADGEWTFQEVVHGFDGDLNAFTSAMGAL from the coding sequence GTGAGCAGTCTCCGCAAGGGGATCGAGAAGGTCGAGGTCGGTCTGAAGTGGGACCCGAGCCCGGTCGGTTCGCCACCCCACGACCTGGACCTGGTCGCGGCCGCGTACACCCGCGAGGACCCGCGTGGCACCCCGGCCTACGTCGTCCACTTCGACAGCCGCTCCCCGGACGGGACGATCGTCCTGAACCGGGACAGCAGGAACGGCCAGGGGTTCGGCTTCGACGAGGTCATGACGCTCGAACTGGACCGCCTGGGCGGGCAGTACGCCCGCGTGGTGGTCGGCGTCGCCCTCCAGCAGAACGAGCAGCCGTCCGACAGGCCGAAGACGTTCTGGGACGTGGCGAGCACGGCCGTACGCATACGCGAGGGCTACACCGATCTGTCGGAGCACGACCTCTCCGCGGTGGCGGCGCACTCGGCGACCACCGTCGCGGAGTTCACCCGGGACGCGGACGGCGAGTGGACCTTCCAGGAGGTCGTCCACGGCTTCGACGGCGACCTGAACGCGTTCACGTCCGCGATGGGCGCCCTGTAG
- a CDS encoding histidine phosphatase family protein: MARPRRIVLVRHGESEGNADDTVYEREPDHALALTDTGWRQAEETGKELRDLFGRERVSVYVSPYRRTHETFRAFRLDPDLVRVREEPRLREQDWGNWQDRDDVRLQKVYRDAYGHFFYRFAQGESGADVYDRVGAFLESLYRSFEDPDHPPNVLLVTHGLTMRLFCMRWFHWTVQDFESLSNPGNAETRSLVLGENGKYALDRAFERWCEPRPYGATG, encoded by the coding sequence ATGGCACGACCGCGGCGCATCGTCCTCGTCCGGCACGGCGAATCCGAAGGGAACGCCGACGACACCGTCTACGAGCGCGAACCGGACCACGCTCTGGCGCTCACCGACACCGGCTGGCGGCAGGCCGAGGAGACCGGAAAGGAACTGCGCGACCTGTTCGGCCGTGAGCGGGTGAGCGTCTACGTCTCGCCCTACCGGCGTACGCACGAGACGTTCCGCGCCTTCCGCCTCGATCCCGACCTGGTGCGGGTGCGGGAGGAGCCGCGCCTGCGGGAGCAGGACTGGGGAAACTGGCAGGACCGCGACGACGTACGGCTCCAGAAGGTGTATCGCGACGCCTACGGGCACTTCTTCTACCGCTTCGCGCAGGGCGAGTCCGGAGCGGACGTGTACGACAGGGTCGGCGCCTTCCTCGAGAGCCTCTACCGCAGCTTCGAGGACCCCGACCATCCGCCGAACGTGCTCCTCGTGACGCACGGCCTGACCATGCGACTGTTCTGCATGCGGTGGTTCCACTGGACCGTCCAGGACTTCGAGTCGCTGTCGAATCCGGGGAACGCCGAGACGAGGTCGCTCGTTCTTGGGGAGAACGGAAAGTACGCACTCGACCGTGCATTCGAACGATGGTGTGAACCGAGGCCCTACGGAGCCACCGGATAG
- a CDS encoding YdbC family protein — MLVKWIRCTVVDRRGFERGQRKWAGLLGEPGFRGQGGGWSRRRPEVAHVFGFWESRAFYDSFMARAHDRLAAGQSGTYKDMRVKLFDYRFDVKTGFEPRFTDADVVRVAHCRVNPERAEHFTLMQQKVWNPAMAGSPGMVRGLFGAASDEEFLVLSMWRSAAEHGKYQVDRVERLSVRAQTDADVSDVSGDIVRLEPTWTV; from the coding sequence GTGCTGGTCAAGTGGATTCGCTGCACTGTGGTGGACCGTCGGGGGTTCGAGCGGGGACAGCGGAAATGGGCGGGGCTCCTTGGGGAGCCGGGGTTCCGGGGGCAGGGCGGGGGATGGAGCAGGCGGCGGCCGGAAGTGGCCCATGTCTTCGGCTTCTGGGAGAGCCGCGCCTTCTACGACTCCTTCATGGCACGCGCCCACGACCGGCTCGCGGCCGGCCAGTCCGGCACGTACAAGGACATGCGGGTGAAGCTCTTCGACTACCGCTTCGACGTGAAGACCGGCTTCGAGCCGCGCTTCACGGACGCGGACGTGGTGCGGGTGGCGCACTGCCGAGTGAACCCCGAGCGGGCCGAGCACTTCACCTTGATGCAGCAGAAGGTGTGGAACCCTGCGATGGCCGGTTCGCCCGGTATGGTGCGAGGGCTCTTCGGCGCCGCGTCCGACGAGGAGTTCCTGGTCCTGTCCATGTGGCGGTCGGCGGCCGAGCACGGCAAGTACCAGGTGGACCGGGTGGAGCGGCTGTCCGTGCGGGCTCAGACGGACGCCGACGTCTCCGACGTCTCCGGTGACATCGTGCGACTCGAGCCGACCTGGACGGTCTGA
- a CDS encoding vitamin B12-dependent ribonucleotide reductase, which translates to MTETASGPARGSRTKGSKATKGLRIERIHTTPGVHPYDEVEWAHRDVVMTNWRDGSINFEQRGVEFPEFWSVNAVNIVTSKYFRGAVGTPQREVSLKQLIDRIVKTYRKAGEDYKYFASPADAEIFEHELAYALLHQIFSFNSPVWFNVGTPQPQQVSACFILAVDDSMESILDWYKEEGMIFKGGSGAGLNLSRIRSSKELLSSGGNASGPVSFMRGADASAGTIKSGGATRRAAKMVILDVDHPDIEDFIETKVKEEEKIRALRDAGFDMDLGGDDITSVQYQNANNSVRVNDAFMKAVEEGGKFGLTSRMTGETIEEVDAKSLFRKMAEAAWACADPGIQYDDTINHWHTCPESGRINGSNPCSEYMHLDNTSCNLASLNLMKFLKDDGKGNQSFDVDRFSKVVELVITAMDISICFADFPTEKIGENTRAFRQLGIGYANLGALLMATGHAYDSDGGRALAGAITSLMTGTSYKRSAELAAVVGPYDGYAKNATPHQRVMKQHADANTAAVRMDDLDNPIWAAATEAWQDVVRLGEKNGFRNAQASVIAPTGTIGLAMSCDTTGLEPDLALVKFKKLVGGGSMQIVNGTVPQALRRLGYQEEQIEAIVAHIAENGNVIDAPGLKPEHYEVFDCAMGERSISAMGHVRMMAAIQPWISGALSKTVNLPETATVEDVEEVYFEAWKMGVKALAIYRDNCKVGQPLSAKKKEQEKTEVTAKTEATIREAVEKVVEYRPVRKRLPKGRPGITTSFTVGGAEGYMTANSYPDDGLGEVFLKMSKQGSTLAGMMDAFSIAVSVGLQYGVPLETYVSKFTNMRFEPAGMTDDPDVRMAQSIVDYIFRRLALDFLPFETRSALGIHSADERQRHLETGSYEPTEEEVDVEGLAQSAPLAQELKAVETPKAEAAAVVPAPQQAHTSAELVEMQLGIQADAPLCFSCGTKMQRAGSCYICEGCGSTSGCS; encoded by the coding sequence ATGACAGAGACGGCGAGCGGCCCGGCACGAGGTTCCCGTACCAAGGGTTCCAAGGCGACCAAGGGTCTGCGGATCGAGCGCATCCACACCACCCCCGGCGTGCACCCGTACGACGAGGTGGAGTGGGCGCATCGCGACGTCGTCATGACCAACTGGCGCGACGGCTCGATCAACTTCGAGCAGCGTGGCGTCGAGTTCCCCGAGTTCTGGTCGGTGAACGCGGTCAACATCGTCACCAGCAAGTACTTCCGCGGCGCTGTGGGCACCCCGCAGCGTGAGGTGAGCCTCAAGCAGCTCATCGACCGCATCGTGAAGACGTATCGGAAGGCCGGCGAGGACTACAAGTACTTCGCGTCGCCCGCCGACGCCGAGATCTTCGAGCACGAGCTGGCGTACGCCCTCCTGCACCAGATCTTCAGCTTCAACTCCCCGGTGTGGTTCAACGTGGGCACGCCGCAGCCCCAGCAGGTCTCCGCCTGCTTCATCCTTGCCGTCGACGACTCCATGGAGTCGATCCTCGACTGGTACAAGGAAGAGGGCATGATCTTCAAGGGCGGCTCCGGCGCCGGCCTGAACCTCTCCCGCATCCGCTCCTCCAAGGAACTGCTGTCCTCGGGCGGCAACGCCTCGGGTCCGGTCTCCTTCATGCGCGGTGCCGACGCCTCTGCAGGAACGATCAAGTCGGGTGGCGCCACGCGTCGCGCGGCCAAGATGGTCATCCTGGATGTCGACCACCCCGACATCGAGGACTTCATCGAGACCAAGGTGAAGGAAGAGGAGAAGATCCGCGCCCTGCGCGACGCGGGCTTCGACATGGACCTGGGCGGCGACGACATCACGTCCGTCCAGTACCAGAACGCCAACAACTCGGTCCGCGTGAACGACGCGTTCATGAAGGCGGTCGAGGAGGGCGGCAAGTTCGGCCTCACCTCGCGCATGACCGGCGAGACCATCGAGGAGGTCGACGCCAAGTCGCTCTTCCGCAAGATGGCCGAGGCCGCCTGGGCCTGCGCCGACCCCGGCATCCAGTACGACGACACCATCAACCACTGGCACACGTGCCCGGAGTCCGGCCGCATCAACGGCTCGAACCCGTGCAGCGAGTACATGCACCTGGACAACACGTCCTGCAACCTCGCCTCGCTGAACCTGATGAAGTTCCTCAAGGACGACGGCAAGGGCAACCAGTCCTTCGACGTCGACCGCTTCTCCAAGGTCGTCGAGCTGGTCATCACCGCGATGGACATCTCGATCTGCTTCGCGGACTTCCCCACCGAGAAGATCGGTGAGAACACCCGCGCCTTCCGTCAGCTCGGCATCGGCTACGCGAACCTGGGCGCCCTGCTCATGGCGACCGGCCACGCCTACGACTCCGACGGCGGCCGCGCCCTCGCCGGCGCCATCACGTCGCTGATGACGGGTACGTCGTACAAGCGCTCCGCCGAGCTGGCCGCGGTCGTCGGCCCGTACGACGGTTACGCCAAGAACGCCACCCCGCACCAGCGCGTCATGAAGCAGCACGCCGACGCCAACACCGCGGCCGTCCGCATGGACGACCTGGACAACCCGATCTGGGCCGCCGCCACGGAGGCCTGGCAGGACGTCGTCCGCCTCGGCGAGAAGAACGGTTTCCGTAACGCGCAGGCGTCCGTCATCGCGCCGACCGGCACCATCGGTCTCGCGATGTCCTGCGACACCACCGGCCTCGAGCCCGACCTCGCCCTGGTCAAGTTCAAGAAGCTGGTCGGCGGCGGCTCGATGCAGATCGTCAACGGCACCGTCCCGCAGGCCCTGCGCCGCCTGGGCTACCAGGAGGAGCAGATCGAGGCGATCGTCGCGCACATCGCCGAGAACGGGAACGTCATCGACGCCCCCGGCCTCAAGCCCGAGCACTACGAGGTCTTCGACTGCGCGATGGGCGAGCGCTCCATCTCCGCGATGGGCCACGTCCGCATGATGGCCGCCATCCAGCCCTGGATCTCCGGCGCCCTCTCCAAGACCGTCAACCTGCCGGAGACGGCGACGGTCGAGGACGTCGAGGAGGTTTACTTCGAGGCCTGGAAGATGGGCGTCAAGGCGCTCGCCATCTACCGCGACAACTGCAAGGTCGGCCAGCCCCTCTCCGCCAAGAAGAAGGAGCAGGAGAAGACCGAGGTCACCGCGAAGACCGAGGCGACGATCCGCGAGGCCGTCGAGAAGGTCGTCGAGTACCGCCCGGTACGCAAGCGCCTCCCCAAGGGCCGTCCCGGCATCACCACCTCCTTCACGGTCGGCGGCGCCGAGGGCTACATGACCGCCAACTCCTACCCGGACGACGGTCTCGGCGAGGTCTTCCTGAAGATGTCCAAGCAGGGCTCCACCCTCGCGGGCATGATGGACGCCTTCTCCATCGCCGTCTCGGTCGGCCTCCAGTACGGCGTGCCGCTGGAGACCTACGTCTCGAAGTTCACCAACATGCGCTTCGAGCCGGCCGGCATGACGGACGACCCGGACGTGCGGATGGCGCAGTCGATCGTCGACTACATCTTCCGCCGCCTGGCGCTCGACTTCCTGCCCTTCGAGACGCGCTCCGCGCTCGGCATCCACTCGGCCGACGAGCGTCAGCGCCACCTGGAGACGGGCTCGTACGAGCCCACCGAGGAAGAGGTCGACGTCGAGGGCCTGGCCCAGTCGGCGCCGCTCGCCCAGGAGCTGAAGGCCGTCGAGACGCCGAAGGCCGAGGCCGCCGCCGTGGTGCCCGCTCCGCAGCAGGCGCACACCAGTGCCGAGCTCGTCGAGATGCAGCTGGGCATCCAGGCCGACGCCCCGCTCTGCTTCTCCTGCGGTACGAAGATGCAGCGCGCCGGCTCCTGCTACATCTGCGAGGGCTGCGGCTCGACCAGCGGTTGCAGCTGA